The Neobacillus sp. OS1-2 genome includes a window with the following:
- the rpmE gene encoding 50S ribosomal protein L31 → MKAGIHPNYKMVQVTCACGNTFETGSVKNEIRVETCSECHPFYTGRQKFAEAGGRVDRFNKKYGIKTPQQQ, encoded by the coding sequence ATGAAAGCAGGAATTCATCCAAATTATAAAATGGTACAGGTGACTTGTGCTTGCGGAAATACTTTTGAAACTGGTTCAGTTAAAAATGAAATCCGTGTTGAAACTTGTTCAGAATGTCATCCATTCTATACTGGTCGTCAAAAATTCGCTGAAGCTGGCGGACGTGTTGACCGTTTCAACAAAAAATACGGCATTAAGACTCCACAGCAACAATAA
- a CDS encoding thymidine kinase translates to MYLMKQSGWVEVICGSMFSGKSEELIRRVRRAQFAKQKIAVFKPKIDNRYSEQSVVSHNGSSFHARPISHSIEILHHVEADMDIIAIDEVQFFDEGIVRVVQQLADSGHRVVCAGLDMDFRGEPFGQMPKLMAIAESVTKLQAVCTVCGSPSSRTQRLIDGRPASYHDPVILVGASEAYEPRCRHHHEVPKTAPVTVR, encoded by the coding sequence ATGTACTTAATGAAGCAAAGCGGATGGGTTGAGGTTATCTGCGGCAGTATGTTTTCTGGAAAATCGGAAGAATTGATTCGCCGCGTCAGACGAGCACAATTTGCGAAACAAAAAATAGCTGTTTTTAAGCCGAAAATTGATAATCGCTACAGTGAGCAGTCTGTAGTTTCCCATAATGGATCTTCCTTTCATGCGAGGCCCATTTCCCATTCAATCGAGATTCTTCATCATGTTGAGGCGGATATGGATATTATTGCGATTGATGAAGTTCAGTTTTTTGATGAGGGGATTGTCCGGGTGGTTCAACAGTTGGCCGATAGCGGTCATCGTGTGGTTTGTGCCGGCCTCGATATGGATTTCCGCGGGGAGCCGTTTGGGCAGATGCCGAAATTGATGGCGATTGCGGAATCGGTGACGAAGCTGCAGGCAGTTTGCACGGTTTGTGGATCACCATCAAGCAGGACCCAGCGGTTAATTGACGGTCGTCCCGCATCCTATCATGACCCGGTCATACTAGTCGGAGCATCGGAGGCCTACGAGCCCCGCTGTCGCCATCACCACGAAGTCCCAAAAACCGCACCCGTCACCGTACGATAG
- the rpoE gene encoding DNA-directed RNA polymerase subunit delta — MSLAQYSKEELQELSLLEMAYEFLKNSKQPISFHEIVKEIQSAAGISNDEIKSRLAQFYTDINIDGRFRSLGDNRWGLRVWYPVDTAEEEVVTVVKPKKKKAKKVVDEEELDDFDEVEDEDYDDLDDFTDEDDLLDEEDEIDLDEVDEFDEDDDEDVLEDDEEFELDEEEDLEDEDELDEEEEFEDDEEKED, encoded by the coding sequence GTGAGTTTAGCACAATACTCAAAAGAGGAATTGCAAGAATTATCCCTCCTCGAAATGGCTTACGAATTTTTAAAAAATAGCAAACAGCCAATCTCCTTTCATGAAATAGTGAAAGAGATTCAGTCAGCTGCAGGAATTTCCAACGATGAAATCAAATCCCGTCTGGCGCAGTTTTATACGGATATTAACATTGATGGCCGGTTTCGCTCCTTAGGAGATAACCGTTGGGGACTTCGCGTTTGGTATCCTGTTGATACAGCGGAGGAAGAGGTAGTGACCGTCGTTAAGCCGAAGAAGAAAAAGGCGAAGAAGGTCGTTGATGAAGAGGAACTCGATGATTTCGATGAAGTCGAGGATGAAGATTATGATGATCTAGATGATTTCACCGATGAAGATGATCTTCTTGATGAAGAAGATGAGATCGATCTTGATGAAGTGGATGAATTTGACGAAGATGACGATGAGGATGTCCTTGAGGACGATGAAGAATTCGAGCTGGATGAAGAAGAAGACCTTGAGGATGAGGATGAGCTCGATGAAGAGGAAGAGTTTGAGGACGACGAGGAAAAAGAAGACTAG
- a CDS encoding UDP-N-acetylglucosamine 1-carboxyvinyltransferase, with protein sequence MEKLKIAGGYPLKGTVRISGAKNSAVALIPATILAESPVTIEGLPHISDVEILKDLLEEIGGKVEMTDEEMTVDPSEMISMPLPNGKVKKLRASYYLMGAMLGRFKKAVIGLPGGCHLGPRPIDQHIKGFEALGAQITNEQGAIYLRADELRGARIYLDVVSVGATINIMLAAVRAKGRTVIENAAKEPEIIDVATLLTNMGAKIKGAGTDVIRIDGVDTLHGCRHTIIPDRIEAGTYMILGAAVGEGVLIDNVIPQHLESLIAKLREMGVRVESGDDQVFVDGSAKLKAVDIKTLVYPGFPTDLQQPFTTLLTKATGSSVVTDTIYGARFKHIDELRRMNANIKVEGRSAIINGPIQLQGAKVKASDLRAGAALVIAGLMAEGVTEVTGLEHIDRGYSNLVEKLNGLGATAWREALTKEELEHLKNT encoded by the coding sequence ATGGAAAAACTTAAAATTGCGGGCGGATATCCGTTAAAGGGGACGGTTCGCATCAGTGGAGCAAAGAATAGTGCTGTTGCCTTAATTCCAGCGACTATTTTAGCAGAATCACCAGTAACAATCGAAGGTTTACCACATATTTCAGATGTCGAAATCTTGAAAGACCTGCTTGAGGAAATTGGCGGGAAAGTGGAAATGACAGATGAGGAAATGACAGTCGACCCTTCTGAGATGATTTCCATGCCGCTGCCAAACGGTAAAGTGAAAAAGCTGCGTGCCTCTTATTATTTAATGGGTGCCATGCTTGGTCGTTTTAAAAAGGCTGTTATCGGTCTTCCGGGTGGCTGCCATCTGGGGCCAAGGCCGATTGATCAGCATATAAAGGGGTTTGAGGCACTTGGGGCCCAAATCACGAATGAGCAGGGCGCGATTTATTTACGTGCGGATGAACTGCGCGGTGCCCGCATTTACCTTGATGTTGTCAGCGTTGGGGCAACGATTAATATCATGCTTGCGGCCGTACGGGCCAAAGGCCGTACCGTCATTGAAAATGCCGCGAAAGAGCCCGAAATTATCGATGTTGCCACATTGTTAACCAATATGGGAGCAAAAATTAAAGGCGCTGGAACGGACGTTATTCGGATTGATGGTGTGGATACACTGCACGGCTGCCGCCACACGATTATTCCGGACCGGATTGAAGCGGGGACGTATATGATTTTAGGGGCCGCTGTGGGTGAAGGGGTATTGATCGATAATGTTATCCCGCAGCATTTAGAATCGTTGATTGCCAAACTCCGTGAGATGGGTGTACGCGTTGAATCTGGTGATGACCAGGTATTTGTTGACGGTTCGGCTAAATTGAAAGCGGTTGATATTAAAACGCTGGTGTATCCAGGATTCCCAACAGATTTGCAGCAGCCATTTACGACCCTTTTAACAAAAGCCACAGGTTCAAGCGTTGTCACCGATACGATTTATGGTGCCCGTTTTAAACATATTGATGAACTGAGAAGAATGAATGCGAATATTAAGGTGGAAGGACGTTCCGCTATCATTAATGGCCCGATTCAGCTTCAGGGCGCTAAAGTGAAAGCAAGCGACCTAAGAGCAGGGGCGGCGCTAGTTATTGCCGGGCTGATGGCCGAGGGTGTTACCGAAGTCACAGGGCTTGAGCATATCGACCGCGGCTATAGTAATCTCGTTGAAAAATTAAACGGCCTTGGTGCCACGGCTTGGCGGGAAGCCTTAACAAAGGAAGAGCTAGAACACCTTAAAAACACGTAA
- a CDS encoding DUF2529 domain-containing protein, with translation MLKMFTTQLTGIFKKIDEKEEFSFEDGARLLAQAPVGDGAIYLFGAKEMKAVEYEALEGAEPFTGAKPLSATSVEQLTDADRVVIFTRTSADVEAVALGKLLREKEIPFVAVSTVMDPEAEGNLAELADVHIDLRLTKGILPDEMGNRYGYPSGMAALFVYYGLKFTIDEMLAEYGE, from the coding sequence ATGTTAAAAATGTTTACTACCCAATTAACAGGAATTTTCAAAAAAATAGATGAAAAAGAGGAATTTTCATTCGAGGATGGGGCACGTTTGCTTGCTCAAGCTCCTGTCGGGGACGGAGCTATCTATCTTTTTGGCGCAAAGGAAATGAAAGCGGTCGAATATGAGGCGCTGGAAGGCGCTGAGCCCTTTACGGGAGCGAAGCCGTTGTCTGCGACGAGTGTAGAGCAACTTACCGACGCTGATCGTGTCGTGATTTTCACGCGGACTTCCGCTGATGTGGAAGCTGTTGCACTGGGAAAACTGCTCCGCGAAAAGGAGATTCCCTTTGTAGCGGTTTCGACCGTGATGGATCCCGAAGCTGAAGGCAATTTGGCGGAACTAGCCGATGTCCATATTGATTTGCGGCTAACCAAAGGCATACTTCCCGACGAGATGGGAAATCGCTATGGGTATCCTTCCGGGATGGCGGCATTGTTCGTTTATTATGGCTTAAAATTTACGATTGATGAGATGTTGGCGGAATATGGGGAGTAA
- a CDS encoding response regulator, translating to MKEKILIVDDQFGIRILLNEVFQKEGYQTFQAANGVQALDIVTKHNPDLVLLDMKIPGMDGIEILKRMKVIDQDIRVIIMTAYGELDMIQEAKDLGAITHFAKPFDIDDIRAAVRKHIPQKAN from the coding sequence ATGAAGGAAAAGATTTTAATTGTCGACGATCAATTTGGCATTCGTATTTTGCTAAATGAGGTGTTCCAAAAAGAAGGATATCAAACTTTTCAAGCAGCAAATGGAGTTCAGGCACTGGATATTGTGACAAAGCATAATCCCGATCTTGTGCTGCTCGATATGAAAATACCGGGAATGGACGGAATTGAAATTTTAAAACGAATGAAAGTCATTGATCAGGATATTCGTGTCATTATCATGACTGCCTATGGTGAATTGGATATGATTCAGGAAGCCAAAGACCTTGGCGCGATTACCCATTTCGCCAAACCTTTTGATATTGATGATATCAGAGCGGCCGTGCGCAAACATATCCCCCAAAAGGCGAATTAA
- the glpX gene encoding class II fructose-bisphosphatase produces MERSLTMELVRVTEGAALACARWMGRGLKDEADGAATSAMRDVFDTVPMKGTVVIGEGEMDEAPMLYIGEKLGTGYGPRVDVAVDPLEGTNILASGGWNALAVLAVADHGNLLHAPDMYMEKIAVGPEAVGCVDINASVLDNLKAVAKAKNKDIQDVVATVLNRPRHEHIIAQLRDAGARIKLINDGDVAGAINTAFDNTGVDILFGSGGAPEGVLSAVALKCLGGEILGKLLPQSDAELERCIKMGLDVNRVLRMEDLVKGDDAIFAATGVTDGELLRGVQFKGSYGSTHSVVMRAKSGTVRFIEGRHSLKKKPNLVIK; encoded by the coding sequence ATGGAAAGAAGTTTAACGATGGAACTTGTTCGTGTTACAGAAGGAGCTGCTCTTGCTTGTGCCCGCTGGATGGGCCGTGGGCTGAAGGATGAGGCCGATGGTGCTGCAACATCAGCGATGCGTGATGTATTTGATACAGTTCCAATGAAAGGAACGGTTGTCATTGGTGAAGGGGAAATGGACGAGGCACCAATGCTCTATATCGGGGAAAAACTTGGTACAGGCTACGGCCCGCGTGTGGATGTTGCCGTTGACCCGTTAGAAGGAACGAATATTTTAGCATCGGGCGGCTGGAATGCCTTAGCCGTTCTTGCTGTTGCCGACCATGGTAATTTGCTGCATGCACCGGATATGTACATGGAAAAAATTGCTGTTGGCCCTGAAGCCGTTGGCTGCGTTGATATTAATGCTTCTGTTTTGGACAACCTGAAAGCTGTGGCGAAGGCGAAAAACAAGGATATTCAGGATGTGGTGGCAACGGTCTTGAATCGTCCGCGTCATGAACATATCATTGCCCAGCTTCGTGATGCCGGAGCGCGGATTAAATTGATCAATGACGGCGATGTAGCCGGCGCCATCAATACCGCTTTCGATAACACCGGTGTCGATATCCTGTTCGGCTCTGGCGGTGCACCGGAGGGAGTCCTTTCGGCAGTAGCACTTAAATGTCTTGGCGGTGAAATACTGGGGAAATTATTGCCGCAAAGTGATGCGGAGCTTGAGCGCTGCATCAAAATGGGCTTGGATGTGAACCGTGTATTACGTATGGAGGACCTAGTTAAAGGCGATGACGCGATTTTTGCTGCAACAGGTGTCACAGACGGTGAACTATTACGCGGCGTGCAATTCAAAGGCTCATACGGCTCCACGCACTCCGTCGTCATGCGCGCCAAATCAGGCACCGTCCGCTTCATCGAAGGACGCCACAGCCTCAAGAAAAAACCAAACCTAGTTATTAAATAA
- the fsa gene encoding fructose-6-phosphate aldolase, whose amino-acid sequence MKFFIDTANLVDIKKAYKMGVLSGVTTNPSLVAKEGVKFEDRIEEILQAVPEVESVSAEVSPYAETAEQMMAEADELIKINGGDEKVTIKVPMTVAGLETTRYLAKKGVKVNVTLIFTVNQALLAARAGASYVSPFLGRLDDISEDGVLLVAKIAELFRIHHLDAQIIAASVRHPDHVTRVAMAGAHIATIPYKVIEQLTKHPLTDKGMEGFLKDWNTHTNA is encoded by the coding sequence ATGAAATTTTTTATTGATACTGCAAACTTAGTGGATATTAAAAAGGCTTATAAAATGGGTGTTTTATCCGGCGTGACAACAAATCCTTCGTTAGTTGCTAAAGAAGGCGTGAAATTTGAAGATCGAATCGAGGAAATTTTACAAGCTGTCCCTGAAGTAGAATCAGTATCTGCAGAGGTTTCTCCATATGCGGAAACAGCGGAACAAATGATGGCAGAAGCAGATGAACTGATCAAAATTAATGGCGGTGATGAAAAAGTTACCATCAAGGTTCCTATGACAGTGGCTGGCTTAGAGACGACTCGTTACCTTGCCAAAAAAGGCGTTAAAGTCAACGTGACATTGATCTTCACTGTGAACCAGGCGCTTTTGGCAGCTCGCGCAGGTGCAAGCTATGTTTCTCCATTCTTAGGCCGTCTTGATGATATTTCGGAAGATGGTGTCCTATTAGTAGCGAAGATTGCAGAATTATTCCGTATTCATCACTTGGATGCGCAAATCATTGCGGCATCTGTTCGTCATCCGGACCATGTAACGCGTGTAGCGATGGCTGGTGCCCATATTGCCACAATTCCTTACAAAGTCATTGAACAGTTAACGAAGCATCCATTGACCGACAAAGGAATGGAAGGCTTTCTTAAGGATTGGAATACTCACACAAACGCGTAA
- a CDS encoding CTP synthase: protein MTKYIFVTGGVVSSLGKGITAASLGRLLKNRGLSVTIQKFDPYINVDPGTMSPYQHGEVFVTGDGAETDLDLGHYERFIDINLNKYSNVTTGKIYSTVLRKERRGDYLGATVQVIPHITNEIKERCFRAGNETNADVVITEIGGTVGDIESLPFLEAIRQMKSDIGSENVMYIHCTLIPYIKAAGEMKTKPTQHSVKELRSLGIQPNIIVVRTEMPVSQDMKDKIALFCDIDAKAVIECQDADTLYSIPLALQEQNMDQIVCDHLKLKTNKAEMTEWKALVDRVMNLSNKTRIGLVGKYVELQDAYISVVEAMKHAGYAFDTDVEIKWINSEEVTRENVAELLDDVDGVLVPGGFGDRGIEGKIEATRYARETKKPFLGICLGMQLATIEFARNVLGYSDAHSAEFLPTTAHPIIDLLPEQKDVEDLGGTLRLGLYPCRLIEGTKAFAAYDDEVVYERHRHRYEFNNHYRQEMEARGFIFSGTSPDGRLVEIIELADHPWFVASQFHPEFVSRPTRPQPLFRDFIQASIQ, encoded by the coding sequence ATGACAAAGTATATTTTCGTAACCGGTGGGGTTGTATCCTCACTTGGAAAAGGGATTACCGCTGCCTCACTAGGCCGCTTATTGAAAAATCGGGGACTGAGTGTCACTATTCAAAAATTTGACCCGTACATTAACGTCGACCCAGGAACAATGAGCCCATACCAGCATGGTGAAGTGTTTGTAACCGGTGACGGCGCGGAAACGGATCTAGACCTTGGCCACTACGAGCGTTTTATTGATATCAATTTAAACAAGTATTCAAACGTAACAACCGGAAAAATCTATTCAACCGTGTTACGTAAAGAGCGCCGCGGCGATTATTTGGGTGCAACGGTACAGGTTATTCCGCACATTACCAACGAAATTAAGGAGCGCTGCTTCCGCGCCGGCAATGAAACCAATGCTGACGTCGTCATCACTGAAATCGGCGGTACGGTTGGGGATATCGAATCACTGCCATTTTTAGAAGCGATCCGTCAAATGAAAAGTGATATTGGCAGCGAAAATGTTATGTACATTCACTGTACGCTGATTCCGTACATAAAAGCGGCTGGTGAAATGAAGACGAAACCGACACAGCACAGTGTAAAAGAGCTTCGCAGCCTTGGAATTCAGCCAAATATTATCGTTGTTCGGACAGAAATGCCTGTTTCACAGGATATGAAGGATAAAATTGCCCTGTTTTGTGATATTGATGCGAAAGCGGTCATCGAATGTCAGGATGCGGATACCCTTTATTCGATTCCACTGGCACTACAAGAGCAAAATATGGATCAAATTGTCTGTGATCATTTGAAATTAAAAACGAATAAAGCAGAGATGACAGAGTGGAAGGCGTTAGTCGACCGCGTCATGAACCTTTCCAATAAGACGCGTATCGGTCTTGTCGGAAAATATGTGGAGCTCCAGGATGCCTATATTTCTGTTGTTGAAGCCATGAAGCATGCCGGTTATGCGTTTGATACCGATGTGGAAATTAAGTGGATCAATTCCGAAGAAGTAACAAGAGAAAATGTTGCGGAACTACTTGACGATGTGGATGGAGTGCTTGTCCCTGGCGGCTTTGGTGACCGCGGGATTGAAGGGAAAATTGAAGCAACCCGCTATGCACGTGAAACGAAAAAGCCATTCCTTGGTATTTGTTTAGGGATGCAGCTGGCAACGATTGAGTTTGCCCGTAATGTGCTTGGCTATTCAGATGCCCACTCAGCGGAATTTCTACCAACGACAGCACATCCAATTATTGATTTACTTCCAGAGCAGAAGGATGTCGAGGATTTGGGCGGGACCTTGCGCTTAGGCTTATACCCTTGCCGTTTGATTGAAGGAACGAAGGCATTTGCTGCCTATGATGATGAAGTGGTATACGAGCGTCACCGTCATCGTTATGAATTTAACAACCATTATCGTCAAGAAATGGAAGCCCGCGGATTTATTTTCTCCGGGACAAGCCCTGACGGTCGTTTGGTTGAAATTATCGAGCTTGCGGACCATCCATGGTTCGTCGCTTCCCAGTTCCATCCGGAATTTGTCTCAAGACCAACGCGTCCACAGCCGTTATTCCGAGATTTCATTCAGGCTTCGATTCAATAA
- the rho gene encoding transcription termination factor Rho has product MDLTISSLENMKLKELYELAREYKVTYYSKLTKKELIFAILKSRAEQQGYFFMEGVLEIIQSEGFGFLRPINYSPSSEDIYISASQIRRFDLRNGDKVSGKVRPPKENERYYGLLHVEAVNGEDPESAKERVYFPALTALYPNRKITLETTQKHLSTRIMDVITPVGFGQRGLIVAPPKAGKTMLLKEIANSITTNHPDVELIVLLIDERPEEVTDIERSVAGDVVSSTFDEVPENHIKVAELVLDRAMRLVEHKRDVVILMDSITRLARAYNLVIPPSGRTLSGGIDPAAFHRPKRFFGAARNIEEGGSLTILATALVDTGSRMDDVIYEEFKGTGNMELHLDRQLAERRIFPALDIRRSGTRKEELLVPKDHLDKLWAIRKSMSDSPDFAERFLKKLRQTKSNEEFFAQLGEELKSRR; this is encoded by the coding sequence ATGGACTTAACAATATCTAGTTTAGAAAATATGAAGCTGAAGGAACTTTATGAGCTTGCACGCGAATATAAGGTGACTTATTACAGCAAATTAACAAAAAAAGAATTAATTTTTGCGATTTTAAAATCCCGTGCTGAACAGCAGGGGTATTTCTTCATGGAAGGTGTCCTTGAAATCATCCAATCGGAAGGTTTCGGATTCTTGCGCCCGATTAATTATTCGCCAAGTTCCGAGGATATTTATATCTCAGCGTCGCAAATCCGTCGTTTCGATCTTCGGAATGGGGACAAGGTCTCTGGTAAGGTTCGTCCGCCAAAGGAAAATGAGCGCTATTACGGCTTGTTGCACGTGGAGGCGGTAAACGGAGAAGATCCGGAATCGGCGAAAGAGCGTGTCTATTTCCCTGCGTTAACCGCTTTATATCCAAATCGGAAGATCACTCTTGAGACAACGCAAAAGCATCTTTCAACAAGGATCATGGATGTCATCACACCGGTCGGTTTTGGACAAAGGGGATTAATTGTGGCGCCGCCAAAAGCGGGTAAAACGATGTTGCTAAAAGAAATCGCCAACAGCATCACGACAAACCATCCTGATGTTGAGTTGATCGTGTTGTTAATCGATGAACGTCCGGAAGAGGTTACTGACATTGAACGTTCCGTTGCAGGTGATGTTGTCAGCTCGACTTTTGATGAAGTGCCTGAAAACCATATTAAAGTGGCCGAGCTTGTGCTTGACCGGGCCATGCGCCTTGTCGAACACAAACGCGATGTGGTTATTTTAATGGACAGCATTACACGTCTTGCGCGGGCCTATAACCTTGTGATTCCGCCAAGCGGCCGGACACTTTCCGGGGGGATTGACCCGGCGGCGTTCCACCGTCCGAAGCGTTTCTTCGGGGCGGCTCGTAATATTGAAGAGGGCGGCAGCTTGACGATCCTCGCAACGGCATTGGTCGATACCGGTTCGCGGATGGACGATGTTATTTATGAAGAATTTAAAGGGACAGGTAATATGGAGCTGCATCTTGACCGTCAGCTTGCTGAGCGCCGGATCTTCCCAGCGCTTGATATTCGCCGTTCTGGTACACGTAAGGAAGAATTATTGGTTCCAAAGGATCATTTGGATAAATTATGGGCCATTCGGAAGTCAATGTCAGACTCACCAGACTTTGCCGAGCGTTTCTTGAAAAAATTACGTCAAACGAAGTCGAATGAAGAATTTTTCGCTCAACTTGGGGAAGAGTTAAAATCTAGGCGCTAG
- a CDS encoding class II fructose-bisphosphate aldolase produces the protein MPLVSMKDMLNKAKAEGYAVGQFNINNLEFTQAILQAAQEENSPVILGVSEGAGRYIGGFKTVVKMVEGLLEDYKITVPVAIHLDHGSSFDKCKEAIDAGFTSVMIDASHHPFEENIEITSKVVEYAHSKGVSVEAELGTVGGQEDDVSGSIIYADANECVELVKRTGIDCLAPALGSVHGPYKGEPKLGFAEMEEIGKLTDMPLVLHGGTGIPTKDIQKSVSLGTAKINVNTENQIASAKAVRETLAAKPNEYDPRKYLGPARDAIKATVIGKMREFGSSNRA, from the coding sequence ATGCCTTTAGTATCCATGAAAGACATGCTTAATAAAGCGAAGGCGGAAGGCTACGCTGTTGGGCAATTTAACATTAATAACTTAGAATTTACACAAGCAATTCTTCAAGCGGCTCAAGAAGAAAATTCACCAGTAATTCTTGGTGTTTCTGAAGGGGCAGGCCGTTATATCGGCGGATTTAAAACGGTTGTAAAAATGGTTGAAGGCTTACTTGAAGATTATAAAATTACTGTTCCAGTGGCAATTCACCTTGACCACGGTTCAAGCTTTGACAAATGTAAAGAGGCGATTGATGCCGGCTTCACATCTGTTATGATTGATGCTTCTCATCACCCATTTGAAGAAAACATTGAAATTACTTCTAAAGTAGTGGAATATGCGCATTCAAAAGGTGTTTCTGTTGAAGCAGAATTGGGAACTGTCGGCGGGCAAGAAGACGATGTTTCTGGAAGCATCATCTATGCAGATGCTAATGAGTGTGTTGAACTAGTGAAGCGCACAGGCATTGACTGCCTTGCACCTGCATTAGGTTCTGTTCACGGTCCTTACAAAGGCGAACCAAAACTTGGTTTTGCTGAAATGGAGGAAATTGGCAAGCTTACTGATATGCCATTAGTTCTTCATGGCGGTACTGGAATCCCAACAAAGGATATCCAAAAATCTGTTTCACTTGGAACAGCTAAAATCAACGTAAATACAGAAAACCAAATTGCTTCTGCAAAAGCAGTGCGTGAAACATTAGCAGCAAAACCAAACGAATATGATCCACGTAAATACTTAGGCCCAGCTCGCGACGCCATCAAAGCAACAGTTATCGGCAAAATGCGCGAATTCGGTTCATCAAACAGAGCGTAA